The nucleotide sequence TGGGCGTGATTGGCGATGGCGGAGCCGGGACCGATGTACCCGGGCCCGACGAGCACGCTCATGGACCGGATCTCCGCGCCGTCGTCGATGCAGACCGGCCCGGCGCTCGTGTCGAACACGACATGCGGATGCACCGTCGTGTTCCGCCCGATCAGCACCGGGTTCCCCCCCACCACCGTCACGCGCGGCGACGGCTCCCCGTCGAGCCGCCGAAGTCGCTTGGCCAGCGTCGTCAGATCGTGCTCCAGATTCATGTCCGCATACGTGAGTATCTCCCACGGCCGGCGAATCAGCGGCGCATCCTCCACGATCGCGCTCTCCAACTCATCGAGCGCCGCCGCGCCTTCGGCCAGAAACGCCTCGGCCGTCCGGCGATCGACGCGCGCCGCCAGCACGATGTCATCGCGGTCCGTCACGAGCGTGTTCATCCGCGCCGGCAGCTCGAACGTCAGCCGCGTCAACCGACCATTGATAAGCATGAACGACGCGCCGTCGGGCAGGCGGTTGACCGGCAGGCCGTGGCGCGCCGCCAGCAACTGCGTCATGCCCGGCGGCGCGATCAATGCCGCCGCATGCGTACCGATCTGCTCGACGAGCCGCTCGCTCGTGGTCAGCGCCCCGGTGCGCAGCTCGAAACTCGCCCGCAGATCACACAGCGGACCGAGCCGCTCACCGTCATCGAAAAGAATCAACCCGTCCATATGCAACCTTATATCGGATATTCGCCGGCTCGGCCTCTGATTAACCTCTCCCTCCGGGAGAGGTCGGCCCGCAGGGCCGGGTGAGGGTGCGCCCACACACAGACCGCATCCGCAACGTAGCGCGCCCTACTTCGTGGCCCCCCTCACCCCGGCCCTCTCCCGGAGGGAGAGGGAGTTGTGCCTACCCACGCTCCGCCGATTCGCATACACTCCCCGCATGCTCGAAGCGATTGTCTTTGATTTCGACGGCGTGATTGTCGACACCGAACCGCTGCACTACCGGGCGTTCCTGCGCGTCCTGGAACCGCGCGGGATTCAATTCGACTACGACGCCTATCTCGAAAAGTACATCGGCTTCGACGACCGCGACGGCCTGCGCGCCATGTTCGAGGATCATGACCAGACGCTCGACGACGCCGCGTCGCTTTCCCTCCGGCGCGACAAGGCGCACGCCTTCGACACGATCGTCGCCGAGGGCGTGACGCCCTTCCCCGGCGTGCTGGAACTGATCCGCGCCGCCGCCGCCGCCATGCCCATCGCCATCTGCAGCGGCGCCCTCCGTTCCGACATCGACGCCATTCTCCCGGCACTGGGCGAAGGCGAAATCCCGGACCTTTTCCGCGCGATGGTCACCGCCGATGACGTCGCCCGCTCCAAACCCGACCCCGAAAGCTACGCGCTGGCCGCCCGGCGACTGGGCATCGACCCGGCGAAGTGCCTGGCCATCGAAGACACCCCCGCCGGACTCGAATCCGCCCGCGGCGCCGGCCTCCGCACGCTCGCCGTCACCCACAGCTACCCCGCCGACCGCCTCCGCGCCGCCGACCGCGTCGTGACATCCCTCGATGACGTGACCCTCGAAAAACTCCGCGGGTGGTTTGATTGATGGGGTTTTTCTCACCTCTCCCTCTGGGAGTGGTCGGCCCGCAGGGCCGGGTGAGGGTGCGCCCAAACACTGACATCATCCGCAACGAAGCGCGCCATACTTCGTGGCCACCCTCACCCCAGCCCTCTCCCGGCGGGAGAGGGAGTAAGCCGCCCGTTCAGGTTCATCATCCCTTTTTCGCCCGATTCTTCTTCGTCTTTTTGATGACGCGCGTGCCGGGGGTGCCGGCTTTGGGATGGGCGGGTTCGATGTCGCCTTTGCTGATCGGGCCCTGGTCGGGGGTTTCCTGAATGTGCTTGATCCGGTCGCGCAGCGCGGCGGCCTTCTCGAACTGGAGCGCCTCGGCGGCTTCGAGCATCTCGGCTTCGAGCATGGCGATCAGCTCGGTGCGCTCGTACTCCGGCTCGTCGGCGTGGATCGCTTCGCGGGCCGTCTTGTGGGCGCGCAGCTCCATGTCCAATCCCTGACGAATCGCCTTGCGGATCGTCTGCGGCGTGATGCCGTGCTCGGCGTTGTACGCAAGCTGCTTCTCGCGACGCCGCTCGCATTCGTTCATCGCCTTGCTCATCGCCTCGGTGATCTGATCGGCGTAGAGAATCACGGTGGCGTCGACATTGCGGGCGGCGCGGCCCATCTGCTGAATCAGCGACGTCGGCGAACGCAAGAATCCCGTCTTGTCCGCGTCCATGATCGCCACCAGCGCGACCTCCGGCAGGTCGAGGCCTTCGCGCAGCAGATTGACGCCGACGAGCACATCGTACTCACCCAGGCGCAGATCGCGCAGAATCTCCACGCGATCCATCGTCTCGATCTCGCTGTGCAGGTAGCGGCAGCGCATGCCCTGCTCGGTCAGATACGCGGACAGGTCCTCGGCGAGGCGCTTGGTGAGCGTGTTGACGAGCACGCGCTGGCCCTTGTGCGTAAGCGTCTTGGCGGTCGCGATCAGATCGGGGACCTGCCCCTGCGCCGGGCGGACTTGGATCGGCGGGTCGACGAGGCCGGTCGGACGGATGACCTGCTCGACGATCACCCCGGCGGAATGCTCCAGCTCGTAAGGCCCGGGCGTCGCCGACACGAAGATTGTCTGCGGCGTCATCCGCTCAAATTCATCGAATTTCAGCGGGCGATTGTCCATCGCCGAGGGCAAACGGAATCCGTGGTCGACGAGAATGCGTTTGCGGTTCTGATCGCCGTTGTACATGGCGCGAATCTGCGGAATCGTGGCGTGCGATTCGTCGATGAACAGAAGCCAGTCGTTGGCCGGGAAGTAGTCGAGCAGCGTGTAGGGCCGGCTTCCGGGGGCGCGCCCGTCCAGATGCCGCGAGTAGTTTTCGATGCCCGAGCAGTAGCCCACTTCCTGCATCATCTCCAGGTCATATTTCGTGCGCGCCATCAGCCGCTGCGCTTCAAGCAGCTTGCCCTGCGAGCGGAGGTGCATCACCTGCGCGTCAAGTTCGGTGCGGATCGAGTCCATCGCGATGGCGACCTGCTCTTCGGGCATGACATAGTGCACGGCCGGGTAGATGAACAGCTTGCTCTCGGAAGCGAGCAGTTCGCCGGTGAGCGGATTGACAAGCTGGAGGGCGTCGATCTGGTCGCCGAAGAGTTCGATGCGGTAGGCGTATTCTTCGTAAGCGGGGTGTACCTCGACGACGTCGCCGCGCACGCGATAGGTGGCGCGTTTGAAGTCCGTGTCGTTGCGGTTGTACTGCATGTCGTTGAGCGTGCGAAGCAGGTCCTGTCGGTCGAGGGTCTGTCCGACATCGAGTCGCAGGACGCGGCGTTTGTATTCTTCGGGCGAGCCCAGGCCGAAGATGCACGAGACGGAGGCGACGATGATGACATCATGTCGCGAGACCAGCGAGGTGGTTGCGGAAAGGCGCAGGCGATCGAGGTCATCGTTCCGCGCGGCGTCTTTCTCGATGTAAATGTCGCGCTGCGGGATGTACGCTTCGGGCTGGTAGTAGTCGTAGTAGCTCACGAAGTACGACACCGCATTGTTGGGGAACAGTTCCTTGAACTCTTCGTAGAGCTGTGCGGCGAGCGTCTTGTTGTGCGAGATGACGAGGGCGGGCTTGTTGACGGTCGCGATGACGTTGGCCATCGTGAACGTCTTGCCCGATCCGGTGACGCCCAGCAGGGTCTGCGCCTTGTCGCCGCGGCGGACGCCCTCGGCGAGCTGGCCGATCGCCTGGGGCTGATCGCCGGCGGGCTTGAAG is from Planctomycetota bacterium and encodes:
- a CDS encoding HAD-IA family hydrolase; this encodes MLEAIVFDFDGVIVDTEPLHYRAFLRVLEPRGIQFDYDAYLEKYIGFDDRDGLRAMFEDHDQTLDDAASLSLRRDKAHAFDTIVAEGVTPFPGVLELIRAAAAAMPIAICSGALRSDIDAILPALGEGEIPDLFRAMVTADDVARSKPDPESYALAARRLGIDPAKCLAIEDTPAGLESARGAGLRTLAVTHSYPADRLRAADRVVTSLDDVTLEKLRGWFD
- the uvrB gene encoding excinuclease ABC subunit UvrB, whose amino-acid sequence is MSYVIDQPFHLASDFKPAGDQPQAIGQLAEGVRRGDKAQTLLGVTGSGKTFTMANVIATVNKPALVISHNKTLAAQLYEEFKELFPNNAVSYFVSYYDYYQPEAYIPQRDIYIEKDAARNDDLDRLRLSATTSLVSRHDVIIVASVSCIFGLGSPEEYKRRVLRLDVGQTLDRQDLLRTLNDMQYNRNDTDFKRATYRVRGDVVEVHPAYEEYAYRIELFGDQIDALQLVNPLTGELLASESKLFIYPAVHYVMPEEQVAIAMDSIRTELDAQVMHLRSQGKLLEAQRLMARTKYDLEMMQEVGYCSGIENYSRHLDGRAPGSRPYTLLDYFPANDWLLFIDESHATIPQIRAMYNGDQNRKRILVDHGFRLPSAMDNRPLKFDEFERMTPQTIFVSATPGPYELEHSAGVIVEQVIRPTGLVDPPIQVRPAQGQVPDLIATAKTLTHKGQRVLVNTLTKRLAEDLSAYLTEQGMRCRYLHSEIETMDRVEILRDLRLGEYDVLVGVNLLREGLDLPEVALVAIMDADKTGFLRSPTSLIQQMGRAARNVDATVILYADQITEAMSKAMNECERRREKQLAYNAEHGITPQTIRKAIRQGLDMELRAHKTAREAIHADEPEYERTELIAMLEAEMLEAAEALQFEKAAALRDRIKHIQETPDQGPISKGDIEPAHPKAGTPGTRVIKKTKKNRAKKG